In one window of Thermus oshimai DSM 12092 DNA:
- the leuB gene encoding 3-isopropylmalate dehydrogenase, whose protein sequence is MKVAVLPGDGIGPEVTEAALKVLRALDEAEGLGLAYEVFPFGGAAIDAFGEPFPEPTRKGVESAEAVLLGSVGGPKWDGLPRKIRPETGLLALRKSQDLFANLRPAKVFPGLERLSPLKEEIARGVDVLIVRELTGGIYFGEPRGMSEAEAWNTERYSKPEVERVARVAFEAARKRRKHVVSVDKANVLEVGEFWRKTVEEVGRGYPDVALEHQYVDAMAMHLVRSPARFDVVVTGNIFGDILSDLASVLPGSLGLLPSASLGRGTPVFEPVHGSAPDIAGKGLANPTAAILSAAMMLEHAFGLVELARKVEDAVAKALLETPPPDLGGSAGTEAFTATVLRHLA, encoded by the coding sequence ATGAAGGTGGCCGTGCTCCCCGGGGACGGGATCGGCCCCGAGGTCACCGAGGCCGCCCTGAAGGTCCTGAGGGCCCTGGACGAGGCCGAGGGCCTGGGCCTCGCCTACGAGGTCTTCCCCTTCGGCGGGGCGGCCATAGACGCCTTCGGCGAGCCCTTCCCCGAGCCCACGAGGAAGGGCGTGGAAAGCGCGGAGGCGGTGCTTCTGGGAAGCGTGGGGGGGCCCAAGTGGGACGGCCTTCCCCGCAAGATCCGCCCGGAGACGGGGCTTTTGGCCTTAAGGAAAAGCCAGGACCTCTTCGCCAACCTCCGCCCGGCCAAGGTCTTCCCCGGGCTGGAAAGGCTTTCCCCCCTGAAGGAGGAGATCGCCCGGGGGGTGGACGTCCTCATCGTCCGGGAGCTCACCGGGGGGATCTACTTCGGGGAGCCCCGGGGGATGTCCGAGGCCGAGGCCTGGAACACGGAGCGCTACAGCAAGCCCGAGGTGGAGCGGGTGGCCCGGGTGGCCTTTGAGGCGGCGAGGAAGCGCAGGAAGCACGTGGTGAGCGTGGACAAGGCGAACGTCCTCGAGGTGGGGGAGTTCTGGCGCAAGACCGTGGAGGAGGTGGGGCGGGGCTACCCCGACGTCGCCCTGGAGCACCAGTACGTGGACGCCATGGCCATGCACCTGGTCCGCTCCCCTGCCCGCTTTGACGTGGTGGTCACGGGGAACATCTTCGGGGACATCCTCTCGGACCTGGCGAGCGTCCTCCCAGGCTCCCTAGGCCTCCTCCCCTCCGCCTCCTTGGGAAGGGGCACCCCGGTCTTTGAGCCCGTGCACGGCTCCGCCCCCGACATCGCCGGCAAAGGCCTCGCCAACCCCACGGCCGCCATCCTCTCCGCGGCCATGATGCTGGAGCACGCCTTCGGCCTGGTGGAGCTGGCGCGGAAGGTGGAAGACGCCGTGGCCAAGGCCCTCCTGGAGACCCCGCCCCCGGACCTCGGGGGAAGCGCGGGCACGGAGGCCTTCACGGCCACGGTCCTCCGCCACCTCGCCTAA
- a CDS encoding chromosome segregation protein ScpA — protein MIRIAFPGFEGTPEALREALRRGRLSPRAIPVLSVVEQALAQVPEDLRTKSELLPLLAELLVLKLSPERALLPKEEGEEAPLVQVLVDLSEMVAFLEARLERRARLLPVAPPPLPRPALRLSPKSLAEAAKGFRRAVLRLPREAFGVREAWERLKGAIRGRVAFQSLPLATWGEKAVGFAALLEACRLGRVRLFQEAPFAPLYVEPVGALEGDLERTA, from the coding sequence GTGATCCGCATCGCCTTTCCCGGCTTTGAGGGGACCCCGGAGGCCCTGAGGGAGGCCCTGAGGCGGGGCCGGCTTTCCCCCAGGGCCATCCCCGTCCTCTCCGTGGTGGAGCAGGCCCTGGCCCAGGTGCCGGAGGACCTGCGGACGAAAAGCGAGCTCCTCCCCCTCCTCGCCGAGCTTCTGGTGCTGAAGCTCTCCCCGGAAAGGGCCCTCCTCCCCAAGGAGGAGGGGGAGGAGGCCCCCCTGGTCCAGGTCCTCGTGGACCTCTCCGAGATGGTGGCCTTCCTCGAGGCCCGCTTGGAGCGGCGGGCGCGGCTTCTCCCCGTGGCCCCGCCCCCCCTGCCCAGGCCCGCCCTGAGGCTTTCCCCAAAGTCTTTGGCCGAGGCGGCGAAGGGCTTCCGCAGGGCCGTTCTCCGGCTTCCCCGGGAGGCCTTCGGGGTGCGGGAGGCCTGGGAGCGGCTCAAGGGGGCGATCCGGGGCCGGGTGGCCTTCCAGAGCCTGCCGCTTGCCACCTGGGGCGAGAAGGCGGTGGGCTTCGCCGCCCTCCTCGAGGCCTGCCGCCTGGGCCGGGTGCGCCTCTTCCAGGAAGCCCCCTTCGCGCCCCTTTACGTGGAGCCCGTGGGGGCCCTCGAGGGGGACCTGGAGCGCACCGCCTAG
- the leuD gene encoding 3-isopropylmalate dehydratase small subunit: MLEKFTVIRGKAVPLRGEDIDTDRILPARFMKVLTFEGLGQYLFYDERFDEKGNPKPHPLNDPRYRGATILLVESGFGSGSSREHAPQAIKRAGFKAIIGESFAEIFFGNATAIGLPCVSLAPEDLGVLFRSVEENPELEVEIDLVNKEVRFGDRTAPLSIREEAREALVEGLWDPIGELLEAGELLDQFDRKLPYPRRTE; the protein is encoded by the coding sequence ATGCTGGAGAAGTTCACCGTGATCCGCGGAAAAGCGGTGCCCTTGAGGGGCGAGGACATTGACACGGACCGGATCCTCCCCGCCCGCTTCATGAAGGTCCTCACCTTTGAGGGCCTGGGGCAGTACCTCTTCTACGACGAGCGCTTTGACGAGAAGGGGAACCCCAAGCCCCACCCCCTGAACGATCCCCGCTACCGGGGGGCCACGATCCTCTTGGTGGAGTCGGGCTTCGGCTCCGGCTCTAGCCGCGAGCACGCCCCCCAGGCCATCAAGCGGGCGGGGTTTAAGGCCATCATCGGGGAGAGCTTCGCCGAGATCTTCTTCGGGAACGCCACCGCCATCGGCCTCCCCTGCGTGAGCCTAGCCCCTGAGGACCTGGGCGTCCTCTTCCGCAGCGTGGAGGAGAACCCGGAGCTGGAGGTGGAGATTGACCTGGTGAACAAAGAGGTGCGCTTCGGGGACCGCACCGCTCCCCTCTCCATCCGGGAAGAGGCCCGGGAGGCCCTGGTGGAGGGGCTTTGGGACCCCATCGGGGAGCTTCTGGAGGCCGGGGAGCTTTTGGACCAGTTTGACCGGAAGCTCCCCTACCCCAGGAGGACGGAATGA
- the leuC gene encoding 3-isopropylmalate dehydratase large subunit, translating into MGKTLYEKVWEAHEVRKLRNGQSQLFIDLHLLHEVTSPQAFGMLKDLGLRVRYPHRTFATVDHIVPTHDRTEPFQDPLAQSMLEALRANTREHGITFFDLGSGNQGIVHVIGPQLGLTQPGMTIACGDSHTSTHGAFGAVAFGIGTSQVRDVLATQTLAAQKLKVRRINVEGRLAPGVYAKDVILHIIRHLGVKGGLGYAYEYGGSAVEAMDMESRMTLCNMSIEGGARIGYVNPDETTFQYLEGRPYVPKGPEWEEAKRRWLAWRSDPDASYDDVVTFRAEEIAPTVTWGITPGQAIPIDGRIPLLEELPEEERPVAEEALAYMGFRPGQPIKGVPIQVAFIGSCTNARLSDLREVARYLKGHKVKKGVRALVVPGSEWVARKAEEEGIAEVFREAGFEWRMPGCSMCLAMNPDRLEGDELCASSSNRNYKGRMGSPRGRTVLMSPLMVAAAAVAGEIADAREVFGLAGVR; encoded by the coding sequence ATGGGAAAGACGCTCTACGAGAAGGTTTGGGAAGCCCACGAGGTGAGGAAGCTCAGAAACGGCCAAAGCCAGCTCTTCATAGACCTCCACCTCCTCCACGAGGTCACGAGCCCCCAGGCCTTCGGGATGCTCAAGGACCTTGGCCTTCGGGTACGCTACCCCCACCGCACCTTCGCCACCGTGGACCACATCGTCCCCACCCACGACCGCACCGAGCCCTTCCAGGACCCTCTGGCCCAGAGCATGCTGGAGGCCCTCAGGGCGAACACAAGGGAGCACGGCATCACCTTCTTTGACCTGGGGAGCGGCAACCAAGGCATCGTCCACGTCATCGGGCCCCAGCTCGGCCTCACCCAGCCCGGGATGACCATCGCCTGCGGGGACTCCCACACCTCCACCCACGGGGCCTTCGGGGCCGTGGCCTTCGGCATCGGCACGAGCCAGGTCCGGGACGTCCTCGCCACCCAGACCCTCGCCGCCCAAAAGCTCAAGGTGCGGCGGATCAACGTGGAGGGAAGGCTCGCCCCCGGGGTCTACGCCAAGGACGTGATCCTCCACATCATCCGCCACCTGGGGGTGAAGGGGGGCTTGGGCTACGCCTATGAATACGGGGGAAGCGCCGTGGAGGCCATGGACATGGAAAGCCGCATGACGCTTTGCAACATGTCCATTGAGGGCGGAGCCCGCATCGGCTACGTGAACCCCGACGAGACCACCTTCCAGTACCTCGAGGGCCGCCCCTACGTCCCCAAGGGGCCTGAATGGGAGGAGGCCAAGAGGAGGTGGCTCGCTTGGCGCTCCGACCCCGACGCCTCCTACGACGACGTGGTCACCTTCCGCGCCGAGGAGATCGCCCCCACCGTCACCTGGGGCATCACCCCGGGCCAGGCCATCCCCATTGACGGCAGGATCCCCCTCTTGGAGGAGTTGCCGGAGGAGGAGCGCCCCGTGGCCGAGGAGGCTTTGGCCTACATGGGCTTCAGGCCAGGCCAGCCCATCAAGGGGGTGCCCATCCAGGTGGCCTTCATCGGAAGCTGCACCAACGCGAGGCTTTCCGACCTCCGGGAGGTCGCCCGCTACCTCAAGGGGCACAAGGTGAAGAAGGGGGTGCGGGCCCTGGTGGTGCCGGGCTCGGAGTGGGTGGCGAGGAAGGCCGAGGAGGAGGGGATCGCCGAGGTCTTCCGCGAGGCGGGGTTTGAATGGCGGATGCCCGGCTGCTCCATGTGCCTCGCCATGAACCCGGACCGGCTGGAAGGGGACGAGCTTTGCGCCAGCAGCTCCAACCGGAACTACAAGGGACGCATGGGAAGCCCCAGGGGCCGCACCGTCCTCATGAGCCCCCTCATGGTGGCGGCGGCGGCCGTGGCCGGGGAGATCGCCGACGCCCGGGAGGTCTTCGGCCTGGCGGGCGTCCGCTGA
- the trpS gene encoding tryptophan--tRNA ligase: MKRVLSGIQPSGEIHIGNYLGAIKQWVAIGEKLGRDAFFCIVDYHALTNPLAYDPSTLAQRTFEAALVNIAAGLDPEKVTLFVQSHVPEHTELSWVFTTLTPLGDLTRMTQFKDKASKQETVWSGLLMYPVLQAADILIYKADTVPVGEDQVQHIELTREIARRFNHLFGETFPEPQALLNPEAPRVPGIDGKAKMSKSLGNTIGLLEPEESIWQKIQHLPDDPQRIRLSDPGDPERTIVFTYLSYFAPKDLVEALKEEYRKAGVGTYVVKRILFDHLMEALRPIRERAEALKKDPDYVMDALLEGAKRARAVAQATMEEVREKVGLLLPKKRPVLR, from the coding sequence ATGAAGCGGGTGCTTTCCGGCATCCAGCCCTCGGGGGAGATCCACATCGGCAACTACCTCGGGGCCATCAAGCAGTGGGTGGCCATCGGGGAGAAGCTGGGGCGGGACGCCTTCTTCTGCATCGTGGACTACCACGCCCTCACGAACCCCCTCGCCTACGACCCTTCTACCCTCGCCCAGCGCACCTTTGAGGCCGCCCTGGTCAACATCGCCGCGGGGCTTGACCCGGAGAAGGTCACCCTCTTCGTCCAGTCCCACGTGCCCGAGCACACCGAGCTCTCCTGGGTCTTCACCACCTTAACCCCCCTGGGGGACCTCACCCGCATGACCCAGTTCAAGGACAAGGCCAGCAAGCAGGAGACCGTCTGGTCTGGCCTCCTCATGTACCCGGTGCTCCAGGCGGCGGACATCCTCATCTACAAGGCGGACACCGTCCCCGTGGGGGAGGACCAGGTGCAGCACATTGAGCTCACCCGGGAGATCGCCCGCCGCTTCAACCACCTCTTCGGGGAGACCTTCCCCGAACCCCAGGCCCTCTTAAACCCCGAGGCCCCCCGGGTTCCCGGGATTGACGGCAAGGCCAAGATGAGCAAGTCCTTGGGCAACACCATCGGCCTCCTGGAGCCTGAGGAGAGCATCTGGCAGAAGATCCAGCATCTCCCCGACGACCCCCAGAGGATCCGCCTCTCCGACCCCGGGGACCCCGAGCGCACCATCGTCTTCACCTACCTCTCCTACTTCGCCCCCAAGGACCTGGTGGAGGCCCTGAAGGAGGAGTACCGGAAGGCGGGGGTGGGGACCTACGTGGTGAAGCGGATCCTCTTTGACCACCTCATGGAGGCCCTGCGCCCCATCCGGGAAAGGGCCGAGGCCCTGAAGAAGGACCCGGACTACGTGATGGATGCCCTTTTGGAGGGCGCCAAGCGGGCCAGGGCCGTGGCCCAGGCGACCATGGAGGAGGTGCGGGAGAAGGTAGGCCTCCTCTTGCCCAAGAAGCGCCCGGTCCTCCGGTGA
- a CDS encoding Uma2 family endonuclease, which translates to MIRHRFSAEDFHRMAEAGILGEDDRVELLEGEVVELSPVGKRHMAAVKKLMDAFFPLQARRQALLQVQDPLRLSPDTEPQPDLAILRFREDFYAGKIPEAEDALLVIEVAESSLDYDLKVKLPLYAKAGVPEVWVVDLESRRVHVFRAPEGGAYRVAEAVEGGRLEALGLSIPLEEVLP; encoded by the coding sequence ATGATCCGGCACCGCTTCAGCGCCGAGGACTTCCACCGCATGGCCGAGGCAGGGATCCTCGGGGAGGACGACCGGGTGGAGCTCCTGGAGGGGGAGGTGGTGGAGCTGAGCCCCGTGGGGAAGCGGCACATGGCGGCGGTCAAGAAGCTTATGGATGCCTTTTTTCCTCTTCAGGCCCGCCGTCAGGCTCTGCTACAGGTCCAAGACCCACTCCGCCTTTCACCGGACACCGAGCCCCAGCCCGACCTCGCCATCCTTCGCTTTAGGGAGGATTTCTACGCGGGGAAAATCCCCGAGGCGGAGGACGCCCTTCTGGTGATAGAGGTGGCGGAAAGCTCCCTGGACTACGACCTCAAGGTAAAGCTTCCCCTCTACGCCAAGGCCGGGGTCCCCGAGGTCTGGGTGGTGGACCTGGAGAGCCGGCGGGTCCACGTCTTCCGGGCGCCGGAGGGGGGGGCCTACCGGGTGGCCGAGGCCGTGGAGGGGGGGCGCCTCGAGGCCCTGGGGCTTTCCATCCCCTTAGAGGAGGTCCTGCCGTGA